ATCAAATTGGTCCCAACACATCTGTTTTCAAGCCCTTTGACCCATGTTGATTTGGATTGTTGTTAAGGTTCATGTAGAATGCAACAAAAAGTCGACTTTATGGTACACATCAACATGTATCAGTGTGAAGACAGAAAATGGGTTACTAACGTGATGCATGTTAGATAATGTTGGGGGGCCCAATTTGATTCAATAGAAACTGGAGGGACCAATTTGACTGGCGTGTAAAATTTAAAGGAGCAATTTGAGcattttattatcttattaatAAATATGGTTCAGCTAAAGTGCATGATGCACACTTCAGATACCAACGTATATACTTCAGTaactagataaaaataaataaaataaaacaaaagaaaaacaaaaaagaaaaaggaaacaaaCCAGAAACTCAAGTTCATCACTTGTACAAAATCAAATCCAAATTATACCATACCATTTATTTTCTGAAATATGCACTTTAAAAGAGTGaaatcctccatcagaaatttcaAATATTATGGTTTAATACAATATTCATGCACAACCCACAAAAATTTAACTTTGGAAGACCatgaagtatgaactattattgGCAACACGTTAATTATAGTTGAAACCAATGAAAGTCACATACAGTTGGTGCTTGAACTTGGGGAGATTCACCGCCGGCATCAAATGGATTGACAGATTTTGATTGCTGCGGAAAATTTGGCATGGGCTGTAACAGTGAGCAGACATTATATTAGCGAAATGCATCAAAGTTTTGTACTAGCCAAAGATTCAGATAATCTTGCAAGCTAATCAATTTGGATTGTAACAGTACCACCACATTATTATATTGCACTGAGACACCCATGCCACGGGGAAGACCCATGCCATGGGGAAGACCCATTTGCCAACCTGGAACCGGCGCAGGATAGGATGGGTATTTCACAGTGAATAGATCCTGCATGAATCACAAAAAACTGTAAGACAAACAATATATATTTGCAAGCAATCTTGCACATTTAGTAGATGATTATAAGGTAAATCTAAGCTGCAAGGAATACCTCAGGAAGTTCTTTTCTTCCAATTGATTTTACTTCAGTGGAAGGTTGTGAAACAACACTGATTGTATTGGCAGGGTTTATAGCATCATGGTATGCATGTGGCATTGGTGTATTTTGATGCCCTTGAACTGTCGGCACAGAGGATATATTCCATGGCTGCAAGATATTTCAATGAAAGGGTGAACAAATACTATGCCAGAAATTAACAAGTAGAACAACTGAAAAGACTACTCTACTAGCCAAACCTGATTGTTTACAGCTCCACCTACAGGTGGTTTATATTGTTGTGTGGAATGGGTAGCATTAGCTTGAAACAATGGTTGCTGATGCTGCAGACCAGTCCACTGTCCTGCATTACTAGGAGGCAGTGCTGTTGCCAGTCCAGGAGATGGTCCTGAAGAACCACTCAGTGGAAAAGCTGAGAAACCGCCGACACTTGCAGGTGTTGTCGCATTGCCCGCAGGAATGGCTGTTGCAACAGTTGGGCCAGCTTGGACTCCAGAAAGATGTGCAGGTAAAGAAGCTGGCACTGACAATTGCGACAACACAGATTCAAGTGGATTTACATTCACAGGGCTTGGAGTTGAATTTGCTGTAGCTCGAGAAGCAACATCAAAAGAGGCCCAATTATCAGCACTGGATTTTTCTGGCTGCACAACAGGTTGAGACACATTAGTTTGTTGGGCTGGAGGAATTGCCGGAGCAACAGGTGGTTCAGGATCAGCATCGAAATCAATAAGGCTCTTTGTAATCTCAAGCTTAACATCCACTGGATTCCCATTGCTGGACGCCAAGCTACTGGAAGATGCGGTTCGCTGAAATTACGAGAAATGTTACTGTGTTATAAAATGCATTTGTAGTCAGGTACTTACTAAACTAAAGGAGACAAAAGGACAGGTCTGTCAAACCATACATACTTGCAAAAGGAAACACTGAGCCACATCACATAGAAAATTAAGAAAGACCCCAGATTAACAGTTAAAATTCATGCTAAttgtatattaaattttttttacatgctTGCACAGAAAAGCTTGAAATATTGATAGTAATAAATTCACCAGCAATTTAAAAACATCATGTCAAATGAACTAACATCTAGAATGAAATAACAgtataaatatcaaatttaacaGACAAAACATAGTTTACTTGCTATAGCATATAAGTATGTGGCTTCGTTTTAAGCAAACCTACCAAtcaatgataataaattattaaaaacatcAGGATCAAAAAACACAGATGACTAAATTATACAAAGACTCCACAGCAAAGCCGGGTCATAAAGCatcaagatcaaaacacaaatgaCTAAATTATACAAAACACCATTGATATTTGATGATAATTTCACCTGTGTCAACACAGAGCCATCTGCAGCTTTACCACTGTTTGGTTTGGGGGGTTCATTTATCCGAAGAGGTACTACGTTTTCCCCCAATATCTCTCTGACAGGTCGGACCACAGGTGGACTGGAAGAACCAACATCTCTGGCTCGATCAGGAGATTGATTTTCTACCTTATAATCCCCATCAGATACTCTACGATCTTCACGACGCCAATCATTGACTATTGGAGGACGACCAGGACTCCTCCCATAGTCACCATATTGCCTACTTTCTTGATCATATCCAGGACTTCTTCCACCTGAACTAGACCTGTCACTATAACGCCGCTCATATGTGTCCTCGTACGGAGGGCTTCTAGACCCTCCCTGATACATGTCATTTCTCCTGTTTTCATAGATATCATTGTCACCCTGCATAACATGCAACACATAATAGAGTTAGATTCAGCTGATAGATTCAAGCCATCCTAACTGCCAACTATGTACTTGAAACAGCGAACAATTAAGCACCTTTCCTCTTGGTGGTTTGTCGTTAGCCCTCTCTCCAGTAAATCTTCTATCCACATAAACATGCTTAATAAAGTCCCGGAGCCGATCAACATTACTGGTACCAAATATATCAAATTGTCAATCAGAACAAATGAAACCCTGCAATTATACATAATCACAAAAGCAGGTAGTTACCTGCTATCAGGGAAAGAATTACGTTGTGCATCCcattctttaaaataaatttcttttgcACGCTGCAAATATTAAACAGAAAGAAGTCAAACTGAGAATACAACATTAGGAAGACAACAAAGATCTCTGGCATGATTATAGAACGAACAGGTATCTTTACCTGATTTCCTCCTCCTTGAAGAGCATTTACTTCTTGTGAAGTAAATTTAGCCATTGAAATTGATTTAACCCTATGGGTGAATTCGCGGCTGCaaattaacataaaaacaaaGTTGGCTTGCAGAGAAAAGCATGCAGTGCAAAGGAACCCTATAATAATGTAGTACAGCATAAtagattttaaaacaaatttcagttttataaacacaaaaataatgaGAGCATGCACATTGTTAAGTTGTGTTTTTTTTTCCATGTATACAATTTTATGAACTCCGTGTCCAAACCATTAGAAATTATACCCCAAAAACATAAAGAAGGTACACATTTTCAGCATAAAGATGCTTAAGCTTCAGTGAAGAGTAGAAATTCATGAGCAAACCACATCCAAAGCATgtaaacaaaaatcaaacagGAAAACATAGGTCCACTAAAATAGTATTGACATATAGTATAGGGC
The Arachis duranensis cultivar V14167 chromosome 5, aradu.V14167.gnm2.J7QH, whole genome shotgun sequence genome window above contains:
- the LOC107490451 gene encoding probable ADP-ribosylation factor GTPase-activating protein AGD14, which codes for MASRLKEDEKNERVIRGLLKLEPNRRCINCNSLGPQYVCTNFWTFVCTNCSGIHREFTHRVKSISMAKFTSQEVNALQGGGNQRAKEIYFKEWDAQRNSFPDSSNVDRLRDFIKHVYVDRRFTGERANDKPPRGKGDNDIYENRRNDMYQGGSRSPPYEDTYERRYSDRSSSGGRSPGYDQESRQYGDYGRSPGRPPIVNDWRREDRRVSDGDYKVENQSPDRARDVGSSSPPVVRPVREILGENVVPLRINEPPKPNSGKAADGSVLTQRTASSSSLASSNGNPVDVKLEITKSLIDFDADPEPPVAPAIPPAQQTNVSQPVVQPEKSSADNWASFDVASRATANSTPSPVNVNPLESVLSQLSVPASLPAHLSGVQAGPTVATAIPAGNATTPASVGGFSAFPLSGSSGPSPGLATALPPSNAGQWTGLQHQQPLFQANATHSTQQYKPPVGGAVNNQPWNISSVPTVQGHQNTPMPHAYHDAINPANTISVVSQPSTEVKSIGRKELPEDLFTVKYPSYPAPVPGWQMGLPHGMGLPRGMGVSVQYNNVVPMPNFPQQSKSVNPFDAGGESPQVQAPTFPSMSSLHGALPSMPPSGAIHPASLGNPSHAWNPPLSSSYVSVLPGQAQTHPSATGARNYIVQQMPPPNLPMPRPEASSFGTGGAVFGLSNPDQQLTNSFSTTPASTPFPAGGNPFG